In Thermodesulfobacteriota bacterium, one DNA window encodes the following:
- a CDS encoding lytic transglycosylase domain-containing protein: protein MGLYLPSRAAWVAAALLLSGALGVAPRPSHAFCFEEAAARYGVPEVLLRTIAELESGLDPEAAGWNADGSVDVGLMQINSWWESRLGPERWIRVCTDPCYNVLVGAWVLRDCLARYGYTVDGIGCYNARSPEKRERYTRKILRSLVDQVSRGSAAE, encoded by the coding sequence ATGGGACTATACCTGCCTTCCCGCGCGGCCTGGGTGGCTGCGGCGCTCCTCCTGTCCGGAGCTTTGGGGGTAGCCCCCCGGCCGAGCCACGCTTTCTGCTTCGAGGAGGCGGCGGCGCGCTATGGGGTGCCCGAGGTGCTCCTGCGCACCATCGCGGAGCTCGAGTCGGGACTCGATCCCGAGGCGGCGGGGTGGAACGCCGACGGCTCGGTGGACGTGGGCCTCATGCAGATCAACTCCTGGTGGGAGAGCCGTCTCGGGCCGGAGCGGTGGATCCGCGTGTGCACCGACCCCTGCTACAACGTCCTGGTGGGGGCTTGGGTGCTTCGCGACTGCCTGGCCCGCTACGGGTACACCGTGGACGGCATCGGGTGCTACAACGCCCGCAGCCCCGAGAAGCGGGAGCGATACACCCGCAAGATCCTCCGTTCCCTGGTGGATCAGGTCTCCCGGGGGAGCGCCGCCGAGTGA
- a CDS encoding glycosyltransferase family 2 protein encodes MALFLFWICLALLAYVYAGYPLLLAVLPKRDVAAREDLPEDRLPTVSLIVAAYNEEKVIEDKVRNALALDYPREKLELWVASDGSSDRTNEILARFEGEGIRVHYVEPRGGKTRALNLTVPRTSGEILVFSDANALYRPDALRKLVRHFADPSVGAVSGDVRLLNEDVSFGQSEGLYYRYERWIQLQESRLGSIIGVDGAMYALRRELFVPPSNNIILDDFVISMTAAGRGFRVLYDPEAVATESATPDAAQEFRRKVRISAGAAQAALQGEGLPPLGQPRLLWGYVSHKALRWLSPWFLLGLFFANVHLLGRSAGYGLFLAAQAACYGLALYGVRRSRGRMPHWVQVPFFFALQNAAYLIGVVKGLLTVQTGTWERTGR; translated from the coding sequence ATGGCCCTGTTCCTCTTCTGGATCTGCCTCGCCCTCCTCGCCTACGTGTACGCGGGCTACCCTTTGCTCCTGGCCGTGCTCCCCAAGCGCGACGTGGCCGCGAGAGAGGACCTGCCCGAAGACCGACTACCCACGGTCTCCCTGATCGTGGCGGCGTACAACGAGGAGAAGGTCATCGAGGACAAGGTGCGAAACGCCCTGGCCCTGGACTACCCGCGGGAGAAGCTCGAGCTCTGGGTGGCTTCCGACGGTTCCAGCGACCGGACCAACGAGATCCTGGCCCGGTTCGAAGGGGAGGGAATCCGGGTCCACTACGTCGAACCCCGGGGGGGAAAGACCCGGGCGCTAAACCTCACGGTGCCCCGAACCTCCGGCGAGATCCTGGTCTTCTCCGACGCCAACGCCCTGTACCGGCCCGACGCCCTGCGAAAGCTCGTGCGGCACTTTGCCGACCCTTCCGTCGGGGCGGTGAGCGGCGACGTGCGCCTGCTCAACGAAGACGTCTCCTTCGGCCAGTCCGAGGGGCTCTACTACCGGTATGAGCGGTGGATCCAGCTCCAGGAGAGCCGGCTCGGCTCCATCATCGGGGTCGACGGCGCGATGTACGCCCTGCGCCGCGAGCTCTTCGTGCCGCCCTCGAACAACATCATCCTCGACGACTTCGTCATCTCCATGACGGCCGCCGGCCGGGGCTTCCGGGTGCTCTACGACCCCGAGGCCGTGGCCACCGAGAGCGCCACCCCCGACGCGGCCCAGGAGTTCCGCCGCAAGGTCCGGATCTCCGCCGGCGCGGCCCAGGCGGCCCTCCAGGGCGAGGGGCTCCCTCCCTTGGGGCAGCCCCGGCTCCTGTGGGGCTACGTCTCCCACAAGGCCCTGCGCTGGCTCAGCCCCTGGTTCCTCCTGGGTCTCTTCTTCGCCAACGTCCACCTCCTGGGCCGCTCGGCGGGCTATGGGCTCTTCCTGGCGGCCCAGGCCGCGTGCTACGGGCTCGCCCTCTACGGCGTGCGCCGCAGTCGCGGACGCATGCCGCACTGGGTGCAGGTCCCCTTCTTCTTCGCCCTCCAGAACGCCGCCTACCTGATCGGTGTGGTGAAGGGGCTCCTCACGGTCCAGACGGGAACCTGGGAACGCACGGGAAGGTAG
- a CDS encoding GNAT family N-acetyltransferase, producing MNPGLVQVRRARPEDRAAWDGFVAGRSDAVPYQLWAWGEAVASAYRWKVARFLAEEHGRVAGVLCAVCLRQPLGRQEWVCLPYCDVGEALAESDAATKALYDAAAAAAEAAGARRLEVRRARGTGLEAPPGQPVATTSGKVRMVLPLPGGAAALWGSFSSKLRSQVRKAEKNGLAFRWGSGPELDAFYQVFARNMRDLGSPVHSRRWFREVLRAYGPQCRLGLVWHQDRPVGGGILLLAKASASIPWASTLREANALAPNMLLYWKFLEFAADAGYASFDFGRSTPGEGTYRFKAQWGAEPRPLAWSTVHLAGAAAIPPDGPSSARALAEQVWRRLPLPLANLLGPVVRKYISL from the coding sequence ATGAATCCTGGCCTCGTCCAGGTCCGCCGGGCCCGCCCCGAGGACCGGGCCGCCTGGGACGGCTTCGTCGCCGGCCGGTCCGATGCGGTGCCCTACCAGCTCTGGGCCTGGGGGGAAGCCGTGGCCTCGGCCTACCGGTGGAAGGTGGCGCGGTTCCTGGCGGAGGAGCACGGCCGGGTGGCGGGCGTGCTCTGCGCAGTCTGCCTGCGCCAGCCCCTCGGGCGCCAGGAGTGGGTGTGCCTCCCCTACTGCGACGTGGGAGAGGCCCTGGCGGAATCGGACGCCGCTACCAAGGCCTTGTACGACGCAGCGGCGGCGGCGGCGGAAGCGGCGGGCGCGCGCCGCCTCGAAGTTCGCCGGGCCCGAGGCACCGGGCTCGAAGCCCCCCCCGGGCAGCCCGTCGCCACGACCTCCGGGAAGGTGCGCATGGTGCTGCCGCTCCCGGGAGGCGCGGCCGCCCTCTGGGGGTCCTTTTCCTCGAAGCTCCGCAGCCAGGTCCGCAAGGCCGAGAAGAACGGCCTGGCGTTTCGCTGGGGCAGCGGCCCCGAGCTGGACGCCTTCTACCAAGTCTTTGCGCGCAACATGCGCGACCTGGGCTCCCCCGTCCACTCCCGGCGCTGGTTCCGGGAGGTGCTCCGGGCTTACGGACCGCAATGCCGCCTCGGGCTCGTGTGGCACCAGGACCGGCCGGTGGGCGGGGGAATCCTCCTTCTTGCGAAAGCTTCGGCGAGCATCCCCTGGGCTTCGACCCTGCGGGAGGCCAACGCCCTGGCGCCCAACATGCTCCTGTACTGGAAATTCCTGGAGTTCGCCGCCGATGCGGGGTACGCGTCCTTCGACTTCGGCCGCTCGACCCCCGGGGAAGGCACGTACCGCTTCAAGGCCCAGTGGGGGGCAGAGCCCCGCCCCCTGGCCTGGAGCACGGTGCACCTGGCGGGCGCCGCGGCGATCCCCCCGGACGGACCGAGCTCCGCCCGCGCCCTGGCGGAACAGGTCTGGAGGCGCCTGCCCCTGCCGCTGGCCAACCTCCTGGGCCCCGTCGTGCGAAAGTACATCAGCTTGTGA
- a CDS encoding cysteine synthase family protein, which produces MSVEALRKDLSEPQEAAGAGILSAIGNTPMVELSRLGANPRVRLLAKLEGCNPGGSVKDRPAHYMVRHAEESGKLTPEKVILEPTSGNTGIALAMIAAARGYRIRLVMPECVSLERRRVLEALGAELTLSVGCEGTDGAIRKAFEILEAAPDTYFMPNQYANPANWLSHYETTGPEVLCQTGGDVDVFVAGMGTSGTLMGVSRYFRERKAGVRVVGIEPPMGHAIQGLKNMREAIVPAIYEPARLDEKLVVADEEAFDMARQLALREGLFVGMSSGAAVAGALRFASALDSGTVVVLLPDRGDRYLSTALFRSVCANCPP; this is translated from the coding sequence ATGAGCGTGGAGGCCTTGAGAAAGGACCTGTCCGAGCCGCAGGAGGCGGCCGGCGCAGGCATCCTGTCGGCCATTGGGAACACCCCCATGGTGGAGCTCAGCCGGTTGGGGGCAAACCCCAGGGTGCGCCTGCTGGCCAAGCTCGAGGGGTGCAACCCCGGCGGGTCCGTAAAGGACAGGCCGGCCCACTACATGGTCCGCCACGCCGAAGAATCGGGGAAGTTGACCCCGGAAAAGGTCATCCTGGAACCGACTTCGGGAAACACCGGAATCGCCCTGGCCATGATTGCCGCGGCCCGGGGCTACCGCATCCGCCTCGTCATGCCCGAGTGCGTGAGCCTGGAGCGGCGCCGGGTCCTCGAAGCCCTGGGCGCCGAGCTCACCCTCTCGGTGGGGTGCGAGGGCACCGACGGGGCGATCCGCAAGGCCTTCGAGATCCTGGAGGCGGCCCCCGACACCTACTTCATGCCCAACCAGTATGCCAACCCGGCCAACTGGCTCTCCCACTACGAGACCACCGGGCCCGAGGTCCTGTGCCAGACCGGCGGCGACGTGGATGTCTTCGTGGCCGGCATGGGCACGAGCGGCACCCTCATGGGGGTGAGCCGCTATTTTCGGGAGCGAAAAGCCGGCGTGCGCGTCGTGGGGATCGAGCCCCCCATGGGCCACGCCATCCAGGGGCTCAAGAACATGCGGGAGGCCATCGTCCCGGCAATTTACGAGCCCGCGCGCCTGGACGAGAAGCTCGTGGTGGCCGACGAGGAGGCCTTCGACATGGCCCGGCAGCTCGCCCTGCGGGAGGGCCTCTTCGTGGGGATGTCGAGCGGTGCCGCCGTAGCCGGGGCCCTGCGGTTCGCCTCCGCCCTCGACTCGGGAACGGTGGTGGTGCTCCTGCCGGACCGGGGAGACCGCTACCTGAGCACCGCCCTGTTCCGCTCCGTGTGCGCCAACTGCCCTCCCTGA